The sequence CTGGACGCCCTCCGCGGCGACGCCGTAGAGGCGGGCGATCACCGAGGCGTCCAGGAACGACGGATCGGCGAGGAGCGCGTAGGCGGCGGCGTCCCGGGCGAACACCTCCATCGTCACCCAGAACGGCCCGGCGTTCTTCGACCGGACCTCCAGTGCGAGATCAGCGACCACGGTCATCGGTTGTCCTCCAGGCAGACGCGGAACAGGCTGGTCGGCGACGGCACCTCGACGACGTGGTTGAGCACGAACTCGTACGCCGCTCCCCGCTCGGTCTCGGCCGGCGACGTGGCGAAGGCGAGGCTGGGCAGGTGGTCCATGTCCGGTGTGGGCAGGTGCAGCATCAGCGGGTTGGCGACCTTCGCGACCGCCGTGGCGGTCTGCTGGTCCGCCGCGTGGACCAGGAGCATGATGCCCACCTCGCGGGGCGGACCGGCGGCGGGGTCGAGGTCGCCGAGGATCGCGTCGTGGCCGTAGCGGCGGATGTCGAAGGTGTAGTCGCCCTCGCCCAGCCCGATGGTCCCGGACACCCACTCGGTGATCATTTTGCGGAGCAGCGCGGTCCACGTGTCGATCTGGCCGAGGATGTGCGGGTCGCGGATGGCGGTGAACGACATCGTCTCGTACCCGGTGATCCGGGCGCCCTCCAGCTTGATGGTGTGCTGCGCGGCGGGCTCGAACCGGGAGCCCTCCACGCGGACGCGCCGCTCGTCCAGCGCCCGGTAGACCGCGTCGCCGACCTCGATGGTGCCGGCCGGCTCGCGCATCGTGAACGGGTCGACCGTCTCGTAGAGCATGTGCGCCGCGACCGAGGTGGGCGTGCACGCATTGGCCGGATCGAGCGGCTCGATGGTGAACCCGGTGGCGTCGACGGTGGCCAGCACCCCGCCGGCACGCGGGTTCGTGGTGCACTGCCCGCCACACTCGACGATCTTCGCGGCGTGCCACACAGGCCCGGCCGGCATGCCCCTGAGCAGCGGATAGGCGGCGGCCACGGCAGTGTCGGTGGCCCGCCCGGCGAGGACCACGTCGGCACCGGCGGTCAGGGCCGCGGCGATCGGTTCGTGGCCCATCATCCCGACGATGTTGGCGCAGCTCTCCAGGGTCGCCCGGTCGAGGTCGCCGGCCGGCGGGAGCGGCCGGATCCGGTCCAGATCGAGGTCGGCGGCCCGCTGCGAGCTGTAGATCGTGGCCAGCCGCAGGTCCAGGCCCTCCCCGGCCAGGATCTCCCGGGTGATGCCGGCGACCCAGTCGACACCGGCGTCGGTGCCGCTGGTGCCGCACGAGCCGATGATCAGCGGGATGCCGGCGGTGGCCGCCGCCCGCAGCAGCAGGCGCAGGTCGCGGGCGACCGCGGCGCGGGCGGTCTTGGCGGTTCCGGCACCGAGGTAGTAGGGCCCGGAGTCGGTCGAGCCGCCGTCGACGGCGATCACGTCGGCGCCGAGGGCCAGGCCGCGTTCGACGGTCTCGGGCGGGAAGCCGGCGCCGAGCATGCCGACCGGCACCAGGATGCGTACGGAGTCAGGGTTGGTGGCCATCGTTCCTCAATTCTTGGCGATCGCTCGGCCGGCCTGCCGGCCGGAGAACAGGCAGCCGCCCAGGAAGGTGCCCTCCAGGGCGCGGTAGCCGTGCATGCCGCCGCCGCCGAAGCCGCTGGCCTCGCCGGCGGCGTAGAGGCCGGGCACCGGCTGCCCGGCGGCGTCCAGGACCCGCCCGTCGAGGTCGGTGTGCAGGCCGCCCAGGGTCTTGCGGGTGAGCACGTGCAGGCGTACGGCGATCAGTGGCCCGGCCTTCGGGTCGAGGATCCGGTGCGGCGGGGCGGTCCGGATCAGCCGGTCGCCCCGGTAGTTCCGGAAGTTCCGGATCGCAGCGATCTGGAGGTCCTTGGTGAACGGGTTGTCCAGTTGCCGGTCGCGCGCCTGCACCACCCGCCGGATCTCGGCCGGGTCCAGCAGCGGCGTCTCGGTGAGCGCGTTCATCCCCTTCACCAGGTCGTCCAGGTCGTCGGCGACCACGAAGTCCGCGCCGCGGCTCTTGAACGCCTCCACCGGTGCCGGCGCGCCGGCCCGGATCCGGCCGAGCACCTGGCGGACGCTGCGGCCGGTCAGGTCCGGGTTCTGTTCCGACCCGGACAGCGCGAACTCCTTCTCGATGATCTTCTGGGTCAGCACGAACCAGCTGTGGTCGTACCCGGTGGACCGCAGGTGGGCGAGGGTGCCAAGGGTGTCGAATCCGGGCGAGAGCTCCGCCGGCAGCCGCTGCCCGCGGGCGTCCAGCCAGATCGAGGAGGGTCCGGGCAGGATGCGGATGCCGTGCGCGTCCCAGATTGGGTTCCAGTTCTGCACGCCCTCCACGTAGTGCCACATCCGGTCCGGGTTGATCACCGCGCCGCCGGCGTCCGCCGCGATGCCGATCATGGCACCGTCCACGTGGGTCGGCACCCCGGAGATCATCCGAGCGGGCGGTGTGCCGAGCCGCTGCGGCCAGTTGCGGCGGACCAGGTCGTGGTTGCCGCCGATGCCGCCGGAGGTCACCACCACCACGGGCGCGGACAGTTCGAAGTCCGCGACGGCCGTGCGGCTGCTGGCGGTGCCGCGCTCCGCGTCGCTCGCTTCAAGAACCTTTCCGCGTACGCCGGAGACGGCACCGTTGGTGCGGACGATCTCGTCGACCCGGTGCCGGAACCTGACCGTCACCTTCCCGGCGCGCATCTTGGCGACGAACGGCTCCAGCAGGCCCGGCCCGGTGCCCCAGGTGATGTGGAAGCGGGGCACGGAGTTGTTGGCGCGCTCCGCCCAGCCGACGATCGGGAACAGTTTGACGCCGAGCTGGCGCAGCCAGGCACGTTTCTCACCGGCGGCGAAGTCGACGTACGCCTGCGCCCAGCGCCGGGGCCACTCGTCCTCGGGCCGGTCGAACCCGGCGTTGCCCAGCCAGTCCTGCCAGGCCAGCTCGCGCGAGTCGCGGATGCCCATCCGGCGCTGCTCGGGCGAGTCGACCAGGAACAGGCCGCCGAACGACCAGAACGCCTGGCCGCCGAGGCTCTGCTCGGGCTCCTGGTCGAGCAGGAGGACACTGTGGCCGGCGTCCACCAGCTCGGCGGTGGTGACGAGCCCGGCGAGGCCGGCCCCGACAACGATCACGTCAGCGGTCATCGGCTCTGCTCCGGGGTGATCAGGTGGGCGTTGACGGAGGTCTGCGGGTTGCCGGCCAGGGCGGCGACCAGTTCGCGGGCGCCGCAGAGGCCCGCGTCGCGGCGGGCCTCGGTGGTCTGGCCGGCCATGTGCGAGTAGACGGTGATGCCGTCGACACCGCGCAGCACGCTGTCGGCGGGCAACGGTTCGACGTCCACGACGTCGAGGGCCGCCCCGGCGATCCGGCCGGACCGGACCGCCTCGGCCAGGGCGGTCACGTCGACGATCGGGCCGCGGGCCGTGTTGATCAGATGGGCGGTCGGCTTCATCCGGGCCAGCGCGGCGGCGTCGATCAGGTGCCGGGTGCGCGGGGTCAGCGCGGTGTGGATGGAGACGTAGTCGGCGTCGCGGAGCAGGCGTTCCAGCGCGACCTCGTGGCCCAGCACCGTCATGCCGAACGCCTCGGCGAGCGGTCGCACCCGCTGGGCCACCGCGCCACGGCCGATCAGGCCGAGGGTCTTGCCGCGCAGCTCGTGCCCGTCCCGGCGCGGCCAGCCGCCGGCCGCGACCCCGGCCGCCATCGGCACCAGCTGCCGGGCCTGGGCCAGCAGCAACGCGAGGGTGTACTCGGCGACCGCGTTGGCGTTGATGCCGGGCAGGTTGCTGACGCTGATGCCGAGGCGGGTGGCGGCCGGGACGTCGACGGAGTCGTACCCGACGCCGGTGCGCACGATCGCCCGCAGGCCGGGCGACGCCGCCAGCACCTGCTCGGTCATCGGCTCGTTGGCGATCAGCGCGCCGTCGGCGCCGGCCAGCGCGGCGATCAGCTCCGCCGGCCGGCGCGGCCCGCCCATCGGGTCGTGCCGGGTGGTGAAGCCCTGGCCGGTGAGGTAGGCGTCCACCTCGTCTCCCGGGCGCAGGTAGTCGGTGGTGATCAGGATGGTCGGCATCGGCTCTCTCTCAACGTGCGGGGGCGGGGGTCGTCTCGCGGGCCTGCTCCAGGCGGGCCAGCCGGATCACGACCACGGCGGCGAGCGTGGCCAGCACGGCGATGTCGAGCAGCATCCAGTCCCAGCCGACCAGGTCGACCGCGACGCCGACCAGCGCCGGCCCGGCGAAGCCGCCCAAATACCAGGTGACCGCGTAGAGCCCGGTGTAGGCGCCGAGCATCCGGCTGGACGGGGCCAGGTTCCACAACGCGACCGCCGCGTTGATCAGGAAACCGGCGGCGCCCATGGCGGCGACGCAGAACAGCACGACCGTGCCGGTGGGGGTCCGCACGACGGCGGCGGCCGTGAGCGCCGCGGCGAAGACGGCGATGCCGATCAGGACCACCCGCAGCCGGCCGAAGCGCTCGGCGGCCAGCGCGGCCGGGTAGGCCGCGATCAGGTAGGCGACGCCGCTGGGCAGGGTGAGCCCGCCGGCCTCACCGCGGGTCAGGCCCAGCACCTCCATGCCGTACGGGGTCATCAGCGACCGGGACGCGAACCAGGCGCCGCCGAAGAGGAAGACGGTGAGCAGCAGGAGCACCCGCCGCCGGTCCCGGCTGGTGACCAGTTCGGTGATGACCCGCCACAGTGGCGATCTCGTCTCGCCGGGTCCGGTGGTCGCGTCCTCGGTCACCGCGGCCCGATAGGCCGGGGACCGGCTGTCGCGCACCTTGGCGATCATCACGGCGGTGACGGCCAGCATGATCGCCGCCGGGATGACGAAGGCCGCCCGGGGATGGTCGTCCACCACCAGGAGGCTGATCAGTGACGCCACGATGATGGTCAGCGAAGTGGCGATCTTGACGACGGCGTTGGTCCGGCCGCGCCGCTGGGGCGGGACGAAGTCCGGGGTCAGCGCCTCGGCGAGGGGCCGCATGGTGTTCGCGACCAGCGCGTAGCAGACCATCACCGCGACCAGCGTGACCAGCGAGGTGGTCCAGGGCAGGAGCAGGAAGATCAGGGCGCCGAGGGGCATGCCCACCGCGAGGTACGGGATGCGCCGGCCCCACCGGGTCCGGGTGTTGTCGGACCGGTTGCCGATCCAGGGCTGGATGAAGATCCCCAGCAGGTTGTCCATCCCCATCAGCACACCGACGAGCGCGGCGCTCGTGACGTGCTCGCGCAGCAGGACGGGCACCTGGTTGTCGTAGAAGTTCCAGGTCGACTCCTGCGCGAACAGCGCGAGAGCGATGAAGAAGGTGATCTTCCGGTACGACACCTCGTCGCGGGTCTTTATTTCGGCCATGTCGCCTCCACGTAACGTGTGCCGCGTCACGCTAGTTTGCTGTAGCAAACTCGTCAACAGTTGCAACAAAGTTAGGCAATGGCATGCGTTAGGGTGTGGCCATGACAGTCACCGAGACGCTCGCCGACCAGGCGTACCGTCATGTCCGCGCCGCCATCGCCGCCGGCGAGCTGGCGCCGGGAGAGAAGGTCACCGAGCGCGGCCTGGCCGAACGCCTGGCGATCAGCCCGACCCCGGTCCGCGAGGCGCTGCGGCGACTGGAGTCCGACGGGCTGATCGAGCGCCTCGGGCCACGGACCGTGCTGGTCGCCGAGATCCGGGACGCCGCCATCGACGACCTCGCCGAGGTCGAGGTCGGCCTGCGCGGCCTGGTCGCCCGGTTCGCCGCCCGGCACGCCACCCCCGGCCAGCTCGACACCCTCGACGAGATCCTCGACCGGGCCGACGACCTGCTGATCCTGCTCAAGGAGCGCCGGTCCCACGACCGGCCGACCGAGCGGCACCTCACCGCGCTGCTCGACACCATGCTGGAATTCAACGAGGCGGTCAACGCCTGCGCCCACAACCCGGTCCTCGTCCGGATGCTCGACCAGAGCCGGGTGTTCACCCGGCCGCAGCGACGGGAACTGCTGCTCAAGCGGGTGGCCGAGGACGACACCTTCGGCCTGGAGCGCTACACCAGCCATCGCGCCCTGGTCCGCGCGCTGCGCGCCGGTGACTCCGCCGCCGCCGAACGCATCGCCATCGAGGACTCACAGGGCGGCCTCGACGCCCTGCGGGGGGCCCGATGAACCACCGGATCGCCGTCATCCCCGGCGACGGGATCGGCAAGGAGGTCGTCCCGGCCGGCATCGAAGCCCTGGAGGCGACCGCCGGGCGCTTCGGCCTGCGGCTGGAGTTCACCGACTTCGGCTTCGCCAGCGCCGACTACTGGCAGCGGCACCAGAAAATGCTGCCGCCCGACTGGGAGGAGACGCTGCGCTCCTTCGACGCCATCTTCTTCGGCGCGGTCGGCTGGCCCGCCGTGGTGCCCGACCACATCTCGCTCTGGGGCAGCCTGCTCCAGTTCCGGCGTACCTTCGACCAGTTCGTGAACCTGCGCCCGTGCCGGCTCATGCCCGGCGTCCGCAGCCCACTCGCCGACCGCGAGCCCGGCGACATCGACTTCCTGGTGGTCCGCGAAAACACCGAGGGTGAATACTCCAGTGTCGGCGGACGCATCTTCGAGGGCACCCACCGGGAGACCGTGCTACAAGAGACGGTGATGACCCGCATCGGCGTCGACCGGGTGCTGCGCTTCGCCTTCGAGCAGGCGCAGAGCCGCCCGCAACAGCACCTCACCTCGGCGACCAAGAGCAACGGCATCGCCATCTCCATGCCGTACTGGGACGAGCGGGTCGCCGCGATGGCCGAACAGTTCCCCCGCGTACGGGTCGACAGGTTCCACATCGACGCCCTCGCCGCCCAGTTCGTGCTGCACCCCGAGTGGTTCGACGTGGTCGTCGCCAGCAACCTCTTCGGCGACATCCTCTCCGACCTCGGCCCGGCCTGCACCGGCACACTCGGCATCGCACCCAGCGCCAACATCAACCCCGACCGCCACCACCCCAGCCTCTTCGAGCCGGTGCACGGCTCCGCACCCGACATCGCCGGCCAGGGCATCGCCAACCCGATCGGCCAGATCTGGTGCGGCTCCATGATGCTGGACCACCTCGGCCATCCCGAGGCCGCCGCCCACCTCCTCGGCGCCGTCGAGGACGTGCTGGCGCTCGGGCCGAAGGAGGCGCCGCTCACCCCCGACCTGCACGGCACCGGCACGACCGCGGAACTGGGCCGCGCGATCGCCGAGCGCGTCCGGGAACGCTGAGCCCAGCCGCCCCGCGCCGCTCAAACGGCTGAACGTGGCCTCAGTGCTGCACGAGCCCGCCGGCCAGGACCGGAGGGACGTGCCCGGTCGCCGGGCGCGTCCGCGCCAGGGCGAGACCGACGTCCACCAGGGAGGATCGGCGCAGGTGAACCACCTCCGCCATCGGGGTCCAGACCGCCTCGACAGTGTCGCCGCTCGGCTCCGGCCGGAGGACGCCTCCCGTGATGCGGACCTGGTAGAAAATGCCAACATTCTGGTGATCGAGCCCTGACCACGCCTCGGCGGCGGGAATCACCCTGGAATCCACGCCCACCAAGCTCTCGACCACCGCGTCGCAGCCGGTCTCCTCGGCAACCTCCCGGATCACCGCATCGAACGGATCCTCCGCGTGCTCCACCCTGCCGCCCGGAAGGCTCCAGTTGGTCCCGCCGGCCGGCGACACGCAACGGACAAGCAGCACCCGCTCATCCTCGAAGCACACGGCGTACGCGGCCAACCGGAAACTCAACCCAGCACCTCCCGACCGACGTCGACGTCCCGACGGTGACCTCTCGCGGACTGCGAGCCGCCCCATCATGAGATGGTCACCGCCGCCAGCCGCTCCATCCAATCACCAAGGGTTTGTCGCAGGTCGACACGTCCATCATGGGCGGAGAGTCGGCCGCCCGGCCGAGAGCCCCTTTCGACCATCGCCATCCGCTACGCTGAACCTCACGTTTCGCCACTCGCACACACCCAACTCCCGACCCCAAGCGGCAAAGGAGCCTGGCGATCTTGAGACGCAAAGTGAAGAAAAACAGCGGACTTGATCTTTAACACCCCAGGTCAGAAAGCCTGCTCCCCGCGCACGCGGGGATGATCCCGGCACACCCTTCGGATCCGGTGTCGTCAACGCTGCTCCCCGCGCACGCGGGGATGATCCCTGAGGAGGTTCCCATGCTGCCGACGCTCGGCTCTGCTCCCCGCGCACGCGGGGATGATCCCGTCATCGCCGGGCCCTGGTCGTCGGCGGCGAACTGCTCCCCGCGCACGCGGGGATGATCCGGGCTCCGGCGCGGGCGAGATCGGCAAGGTGCTCTGCTCCCCGCGCACGCGGGGATGATCCCCCGGGCCTGCTGACGGCGAACGCCAGAGCGATCTGCTCCCCGCGCACGCGGGGATGATCCGAACCGGCTGACCGCCTCACCGATCTGCGGCAGCTGCTCCCCGCGCACGCGGGGATGATCCCCGGCTGGCGGGCACCGCGCAGGCAACCTGGGACTGCTCCCCGCGCACGCGGGGATGATCCGCCGACCCCGCCCGCCGCGCCCAGGCCGGCGCCCTGCTCCCCGCGCACGCGGGGATGATCCCTCACCGTTGCCGAGCGGCTCCGCGTGCTCCACCTGCTCCCCGCGCACGCGGGGATGATCCCAATCCGACCAGCGCGACGTGGTTCTATGGCCCCTGCTCCCCGCGCACGCGGGGATGATCCCTCGCGGGCGGCACCCAGGTCCGGCGTGAGGATCTGCTCCCCGCGCACGCGGGGATGATCCCGCGATCGGGTAGAACCGTCCGCCGGGGTCAGTCTGCTCCCCGCGCACGCGGGGATGATCCCGGCGCGCAGCTCGGTAGCACAGCAGCAGTGGACTGCTCCCCGCGCACGCGGGGATGATCCTGTCGACCAACGCCGGCGCGGCGGCCCGCGGCACTGCTCCCCGCGCACGCGGGGATGATCCCAGCCACCGGGCCTTGCGCCAGTACGCGGCCTTCTGCTCCCCGCGCACGCGGGGATGATCCTGCGTCGCGCGACGACGGCCGGCGACGGGGTGGCTGCTCCCCGCGCACGCGGGGATGATCCCAAGAGAGGGCGGCAGTGACCGAGCAGCAGATGCTGCTCCCCGCGCACGCGGGGATGATCCGTCGGGCCCTCAGCGGGCGGGTGCGCATCTGGCCTGCTCCCCGCGCACGCGGGGATGATCCGTCCACCACCCGACACACCACCCGTGACCAGCACTGCTCCCCGCGCACGCGGGGATGATCCCAGGACTGGCGACGCACCACCGCCGCCGTGCAGCTGCTCCCCGCGCACGCGGGGATGATCCCATCCCGTCGGTGTGCTCGGACAGGCCCGGCACCTGCTCCCCGCGCACGCGGGGATGATCCCACGAAGCAGGTCACCGGCGGGCGCGCTTGTCGCTGCTCCCCGCGCACGCGGGGATGATCCGAAACTGGTGGAGGCATACGAACACCGGATCACCTGCTCCCCGCGCACGCGGGGATGATCCCCTGTCGGAGGCAGAACCGCGGGCGCTGCAGATCTGCTCCCCGCGCACGCGGGGATGATCCCGGGCTGCTGCGGGACATGCAGATGGTCCACCTCTGCTCCCCGCGCACGCGGGGATGATCCCTGGCGCGGGTCCGCACGGCGCTGCAGGAGGCTCTGCTCCCCGCGCACGCGGGGATGATCCCGTGGCGAGCAGGGTGCCGGTGGCGGCGTCGCCCTGCTCCCCGCGCACGCGGGGATGATCCGGGTTAGGCATCGTCGTTGTCTCCCATCAGTGCCTGCTCCCCGCGCACGCGGGGATGATCCCGTCTCGACGCGGGCGTGGAACTGGGCGATGAACTGCTCCCCGCGCACGCGGGGATGATCCCCTCTGTCGTCGTACGAACGGCCGGAGAGCCAGCTGCTCCCCGCGCACGCGGGGATGATCCCTCCTCCGGTTTGCTCGACCGGCTCGACGAGATCTGCTCCCCGCGCACGCGGGGATGATCCCAGCAAAGGCCGGCTGATGACGCCCGGCGAGGTCTGCTCCCCGCGCACGCGGGGATGATCCAGTCCGCCGCCGAGCGTGCGGCCAAGTCGGCGGCCTGCTCCCCGCGCACGCGGGGATGATCCGGATGTGCGGCATGAGCGAGCAATGCGCCTTGTCTGCTCCCCGCGCACGCGGGGATGATCCCGCGATCTCGTGCGACCAGTCGGGCTGGTCTGCCTGCTCCCCGCGCACGCGGGGATGATCCCGTGCCCACGGTCGACGTGCCGGTGTGGACCGACTGCTCCCCGCGCACGCGGGGATGATCCCCATCCGTCGTCGTGAGGAGAAGACATGGAGATCTGCTCCCCGCGCACGCGGGGATGATCCGGCAATCGGACAAACCGGGGCAGCCGATCCCGCCTGCTCCCCGCGCACGCGGGGATGATCCGCAGTGCGGCGGCCACCTCCAGCCCGGCGAACCCTGCTCCCCGCGCACGCGGGGATGATCCTCCGGACATACCGGGGCACGGAATACGGACGGTCTGCTCCCCGCGCACGCGGGGATGATCCGCGGATCAGCTTGTCGGCCGGCGTCGCCACGCCCTGCTCCCCGCGCACGCGGGGATGATCCGACTTCACCGAGGCGGAGATTGTGGTGTCGGATCTGCTCCCCGCGCACGCGGGGATGATCCCCGGCCGTCGACGCCGACACTGCGGCGGCCGTCCTGCTCCCCGCGCACGCGGGGATGATCCCCATGCGGCTGGAATCCGACCCGATCCGCTGGCTCTGCTCCCCGCGCACGCGGGGATGATCCCAGGTCCCGCCGCTCGACAGCCAGCGGGTGGTTCTGCTCCCCGCGCACGCGGGGATGATCCCCTAGAGCGCAGTGTATGCAGAGTCAACAGTGCCTGCTCCCCGCGCACGCGGGGATGATCCTCTCCGACACCCGGGTCAAGTTCGCCCTGCGGACTGCTCCCCGCGCACGCGGGGATGATCCCGGGTAGATGCGGATCATCGTCGGTGTCCTCGTCTGCTCCCCGCGCACGCGGGGATGATCCCGCCTTCGCCGAGGTGTATTCGATCGCGGAGATCTGCTCCCCGCGCACGCGGGGATGATCCGGACACCGAGCGAGAGATCGCACAGGAACAGATCTGCTCCCCGCGCACGCGGGGATGATCCCGTTGTTTTTTGCCTGATCCTGTTGGGCCGGAGATCTGCTCCCCGCGCACGCGGGGATGATCCCGAAGCCGCCTGGGAAGACGCCCGCTCCCAACGCTGCTCCCCGCGCACGCGGGGATGATCCCGGGAAGGTCAGCTTCCAGCAGCTGATCGCCGACTGCTCCCCGCGCACGCGGGGATGATCCCGGCGCCGCGGGGGTGCCGTCGATCTCCGTGAACTGCTCCCCGCGCACGCGGGGATGATCCCTACCAGGACCAGCCGACCAGGGAGAGCGCCGACTGCTCCCCGCGCACGCGGGGATGATCCCGGGGTGGGCACCTACGACCTGCCGGTCACCGTCTGCTCCCCGCGCACGCGGGGATGATCCCTCGCGCGCCACCGAGGTAGATGGCACGGTCTTCTGCTCCCCGCGCACGCGGGGATGATCCCCGTCCGCCGGGGTCAGTGGTCCGCGGGGTGCTGCTGCTCCCCGCGCACGCGGGGATGATCCCGTGTCGTCCTCGTCGGACTCCAGCACCGCCGTCTGCTCCCCGCGCACGCGGGGATGATCCCCTGTCTAGTGGGTATATCAAGCGGGTTGGTCCTCTGCTCCCCGCGCACGCGGGGATGATCCCACCATGGACACGGACAGCGGGCCGTCGAGCGGCTGCTCCCCGCGCACGCGGGGATGATCCTCCCACGGTGCCACAGTCCCGTATGGCCACACCCTGCTCCCCGCGCACGCGGGGATGATCCGGCGGCCTTCGGTGGCTGCGGGTTGTCGCGCTTCTGCTCCCCGCGCACGCGGGGATGATCCGATTCCGTTCGAGATCCTCGGCCTGGTCCTGGCCTGCTCCCCGCGCACGCGGGGATGATCCGTGGTCGGGATCGACCCTGCCCACGTCGGGCCTCTGCTCCCCGCGCACGCGGGGATGATCCGGTGCCAGCGGTGCCCAGGTCGTCGCGGATCAGCTGCTCCCCGCGCACGCGGGGATGATCCTGGGAATGGGAGTGTGATTGTCCAAAATCCTGTCTGCTCCCCGCGCACGCGGGGATGATCCGTTCCTTCCCCCCTACCCCCCAGGAGGAGCCTCTGCTCCCCGCGCACGCGGGGATGATCCCGAGACGGTGACCCGATGGTGATCGTGATCCTGCTGCTCCCCGCGCACGCGGGGATGATCCGGATGCTGCTGTGTTTTCACCGGGTGTTTTTGGCCCCACCGTTCCGGAAAGTCCCGGGTCCACCGTCCGCGACAGGTGCCCATGCGTCGATGGGAGTTCCAGTTCCAGTTGGCCCCACCGGTCCCAAGGGATGGAACAGCCGTACTTCGGCCGGCGGAGCCCGACGTACTCGCAGCCAAGCCGCCGACCCCAGGACACTGCGCTCCCACCAGCGACGTCTTGCTGCAGGGATTCGGTGGCAAGCCGGTCGAAGACCGGCGCGGCAGCTGTTCGGCGCCGAGCGGCGTGAACCGGTGGAGCCACGCTGACACCACCGGGCATCGGCGTCCATGTGGAGCCACAGATTTCTGGAATCGAATTGATGGGGCCAGGAATCGATGGACCTGTGGGGCCCGAATGAGTCGGCGAGAACACTGCTGCGTTCTACGCCCCGTCCGCTCTCTGCTCCCCGCGCACGCGGGGATGATCCCCAACCGCCGTGCAGTCGGAGGGCAACCGGATCCTGCTCCCCGCGCACGCTCCCCGCGCACGCGGGGATGGTCCCACAGCCACCCGGCCAACTGGGTCAGCTCGGCACTGCTCCCCGCGCACGCGGGGATGATCCCAACGCCCGCCGGTCGATCGCCTCACCGCACCTGCGCCGCGACAACCCCGAGCCCGAGCATGCCGGCTCGCTGGTGCTGGAAGCACTCAGACTCACCGCCGAGCAGCGCTACGAGTCGGTCCATAAGCGTGCTCGGCAGTTCCTCACCACCGCTCGGCCGTACGCTGCGACCGCAGCTCCGGCATGTCGCGGAGGTACTTGCTGAGCGCAGCCGGCCTG is a genomic window of Micromonospora tarapacensis containing:
- a CDS encoding GntR family transcriptional regulator — its product is MTVTETLADQAYRHVRAAIAAGELAPGEKVTERGLAERLAISPTPVREALRRLESDGLIERLGPRTVLVAEIRDAAIDDLAEVEVGLRGLVARFAARHATPGQLDTLDEILDRADDLLILLKERRSHDRPTERHLTALLDTMLEFNEAVNACAHNPVLVRMLDQSRVFTRPQRRELLLKRVAEDDTFGLERYTSHRALVRALRAGDSAAAERIAIEDSQGGLDALRGAR
- a CDS encoding MFS transporter yields the protein MAEIKTRDEVSYRKITFFIALALFAQESTWNFYDNQVPVLLREHVTSAALVGVLMGMDNLLGIFIQPWIGNRSDNTRTRWGRRIPYLAVGMPLGALIFLLLPWTTSLVTLVAVMVCYALVANTMRPLAEALTPDFVPPQRRGRTNAVVKIATSLTIIVASLISLLVVDDHPRAAFVIPAAIMLAVTAVMIAKVRDSRSPAYRAAVTEDATTGPGETRSPLWRVITELVTSRDRRRVLLLLTVFLFGGAWFASRSLMTPYGMEVLGLTRGEAGGLTLPSGVAYLIAAYPAALAAERFGRLRVVLIGIAVFAAALTAAAVVRTPTGTVVLFCVAAMGAAGFLINAAVALWNLAPSSRMLGAYTGLYAVTWYLGGFAGPALVGVAVDLVGWDWMLLDIAVLATLAAVVVIRLARLEQARETTPAPAR
- a CDS encoding NAD(P)-dependent oxidoreductase, producing MPTILITTDYLRPGDEVDAYLTGQGFTTRHDPMGGPRRPAELIAALAGADGALIANEPMTEQVLAASPGLRAIVRTGVGYDSVDVPAATRLGISVSNLPGINANAVAEYTLALLLAQARQLVPMAAGVAAGGWPRRDGHELRGKTLGLIGRGAVAQRVRPLAEAFGMTVLGHEVALERLLRDADYVSIHTALTPRTRHLIDAAALARMKPTAHLINTARGPIVDVTALAEAVRSGRIAGAALDVVDVEPLPADSVLRGVDGITVYSHMAGQTTEARRDAGLCGARELVAALAGNPQTSVNAHLITPEQSR
- a CDS encoding DUF4387 family protein, coding for MTVVADLALEVRSKNAGPFWVTMEVFARDAAAYALLADPSFLDASVIARLYGVAAEGVQFFRIPALNVVKISFPRPVVQGSLHDRDIHAGQHHVPLAMLAVPPAT
- a CDS encoding tartrate dehydrogenase; the encoded protein is MNHRIAVIPGDGIGKEVVPAGIEALEATAGRFGLRLEFTDFGFASADYWQRHQKMLPPDWEETLRSFDAIFFGAVGWPAVVPDHISLWGSLLQFRRTFDQFVNLRPCRLMPGVRSPLADREPGDIDFLVVRENTEGEYSSVGGRIFEGTHRETVLQETVMTRIGVDRVLRFAFEQAQSRPQQHLTSATKSNGIAISMPYWDERVAAMAEQFPRVRVDRFHIDALAAQFVLHPEWFDVVVASNLFGDILSDLGPACTGTLGIAPSANINPDRHHPSLFEPVHGSAPDIAGQGIANPIGQIWCGSMMLDHLGHPEAAAHLLGAVEDVLALGPKEAPLTPDLHGTGTTAELGRAIAERVRER
- a CDS encoding FAD-binding dehydrogenase yields the protein MTADVIVVGAGLAGLVTTAELVDAGHSVLLLDQEPEQSLGGQAFWSFGGLFLVDSPEQRRMGIRDSRELAWQDWLGNAGFDRPEDEWPRRWAQAYVDFAAGEKRAWLRQLGVKLFPIVGWAERANNSVPRFHITWGTGPGLLEPFVAKMRAGKVTVRFRHRVDEIVRTNGAVSGVRGKVLEASDAERGTASSRTAVADFELSAPVVVVTSGGIGGNHDLVRRNWPQRLGTPPARMISGVPTHVDGAMIGIAADAGGAVINPDRMWHYVEGVQNWNPIWDAHGIRILPGPSSIWLDARGQRLPAELSPGFDTLGTLAHLRSTGYDHSWFVLTQKIIEKEFALSGSEQNPDLTGRSVRQVLGRIRAGAPAPVEAFKSRGADFVVADDLDDLVKGMNALTETPLLDPAEIRRVVQARDRQLDNPFTKDLQIAAIRNFRNYRGDRLIRTAPPHRILDPKAGPLIAVRLHVLTRKTLGGLHTDLDGRVLDAAGQPVPGLYAAGEASGFGGGGMHGYRALEGTFLGGCLFSGRQAGRAIAKN
- a CDS encoding acyclic terpene utilization AtuA family protein, which gives rise to MATNPDSVRILVPVGMLGAGFPPETVERGLALGADVIAVDGGSTDSGPYYLGAGTAKTARAAVARDLRLLLRAAATAGIPLIIGSCGTSGTDAGVDWVAGITREILAGEGLDLRLATIYSSQRAADLDLDRIRPLPPAGDLDRATLESCANIVGMMGHEPIAAALTAGADVVLAGRATDTAVAAAYPLLRGMPAGPVWHAAKIVECGGQCTTNPRAGGVLATVDATGFTIEPLDPANACTPTSVAAHMLYETVDPFTMREPAGTIEVGDAVYRALDERRVRVEGSRFEPAAQHTIKLEGARITGYETMSFTAIRDPHILGQIDTWTALLRKMITEWVSGTIGLGEGDYTFDIRRYGHDAILGDLDPAAGPPREVGIMLLVHAADQQTATAVAKVANPLMLHLPTPDMDHLPSLAFATSPAETERGAAYEFVLNHVVEVPSPTSLFRVCLEDNR
- a CDS encoding NUDIX hydrolase, coding for MAAYAVCFEDERVLLVRCVSPAGGTNWSLPGGRVEHAEDPFDAVIREVAEETGCDAVVESLVGVDSRVIPAAEAWSGLDHQNVGIFYQVRITGGVLRPEPSGDTVEAVWTPMAEVVHLRRSSLVDVGLALARTRPATGHVPPVLAGGLVQH